The genomic DNA GCACTCGTCGAGCAAGGCGCGAACGAAGTGGTGCTAACCGGCGTCGATCTCACGAGCTACGCGGACGGGCTAGGCGCGCTTGTTGAAGCAATTCTGGTCGGCGTACCTACACTCCCGCGCCTGCGCCTCTCCTCGCTCGACACGATCGAAATCGACGATCGACTGTTCGATCTCGTCACCGGCGAGCCGCGCGTCATGCCGCACCTCCACCTTTCGCTTCAGGCCGGCGACGATCTGATCCTCAAGCGCATGAAGCGCCGCCACGCCCGCCGTGACGCGGTGGCGATGGTGGAGCGGCTGAAGGCGAAGCGCGACATCGCGATCGGCGCCGACCTGATCGCCGGCTTCCCGACCGAGGACGAGGCCGCCTTCGCCAACACGCTGTCGCTGCTCGACGATTGCGACATCGTCCAGGCACACGTCTTCCCCTTCTCCCCGCGCGACGGCACCCCCGCCGCGCGCATGCCGCAAGTGCCCGTCGTTCAGGCGCGCGAGCGAGCCGCCAGGCTGCGCGAAGCCGCCGCGCGACGGCGCGCAACGTGGCTTGCGGGGCAAATCCGGACGACGCAGCCGATCGTGATCGAAAAGCCCGGCGACCGCGGCCACGCTCCGAACTTCGCGGAGGTTCGTCTCGACACCCCGGTCCCGGCCATCGGCACGATCGCGACCGCGCGCATCACCGCCGCCACCGCCGATCATCTCATTGGACATCTCGTATGACCGACCAGCGCTCCTGGCACGACAAGCTCATCGGCGGCTTCCGTCGCACGTCCGATCGCCTCGTCGGCAACCTTGCCGGCTTGGGTACGGCGCGGCTCGACGAGGCGCAGCTCGAAGAGATCGAAGAAGCGCTGATCGCTTCCGATCTCGGCCCCGAAACCGCTGGCCGCATCCGCACCCGGCTCGCCGAGGGCAGCTTCGAGCGCAACATGGAAGAGCTCGGCATCCGGCTCGTCGTGGCGGAAGAAGTCGAGAAGGTGCTCGCGCAAGTCGCCCGTCCGCTCGAGATCGACGCCTTCCCGCGGCCGCAGGTGATCCTCGTCATCGGCGTCAACGGCTCGGGCAAGACGACCACCATCGCAAAGCTCGCGCATTTGCTGATGGAGCAGGATTACGGCGTGATGCTCGCCGCCGGCGACACATTCCGCGCCGCCGCGATCGGCCAGCTCGCCACCTGGGCGCAACGCGTCGGCGTGCCGATCGTCAGCGGCCCGGAGGGCGGAGATGCCGCTGGCGTCGTCTGGGATGCAGTCAAGAAGGCGACCGAGACGGGCATCGACGTGCTGATCGTCGACACGGCGGGTCGCCTGCAGAACAAGCGCGAGCTGATGGACGAACTCGCCAAGATCCGCCGCGTGCTCGGCCGCATCAATCCCGCCGCGCCGCACGATGTGGTGCTCGTGCTGGATGCGACCACCGGGCAGAATGCGCTCAATCAGATCGAGGTGTTCAAAGAAGTCGCCGGCGTCACCGGCCTCGTGATGACCAAGCTCGACGGCACCGCGCGCGGCGGCGTGCTGGTCGCGGCGGCCGAACGCTACGGGCTCCCGATCCACGCCATCGGCGTCGGCGAGGGGATGACCGATCTGCGACCGTTCGATGCGAACGAGGTCAGCCGGATCATCGCCGGCGTGGATCAGCGCGGATAGTCGGACGTTCCGGGTTCAGCCTGCTGCAACCCTGATCCTGGTAGGGCCGTCGGCGAACGGAGCATGAAGTGAGCGTTAGTACCAAATCTACCCCCGGCTTGCGGCTGGCGCTCGATTACGGGCCGCTGCTCGTCTTCTTCGCCTTCAATTTCCTCACGCCCGGCCCGGCGATCGCGCGCATCATCGCGGCGACGTTGGCCTTCATGGTGGCGATGGTCATCGCGCTCGGCATATCGTGGTGGAAGACGCGCCACATACCGCCGATGCTGCTCATCTCGGGCGCACTGGTGATCGTGTTCGGCGGGCTGACTGTGTGGTTCCAGGACGAACGCTTCATTAAGATGAAGCCGACCTTCGTCTACACGATCTTCGCCGCAACGCTCGGCTTCGGCCTCGCTACCGGCCGCCCGCTGCTCCAGTCGCTGCTCGAAAGCGCCTATCCGGGCCTCACCGCGGAAGGTTGGCGCAAGCTGACGCGCAACTGGGCGATCTTCTTCGTCTTGATGGCGTTGCTCAACGAAGCTGTGTGGCGGACGACGACCACCGATTTCTGGGTCGGCTTCAAACTATGGGGCGCGATCC from Sphingomonas radiodurans includes the following:
- a CDS encoding MiaB/RimO family radical SAM methylthiotransferase yields the protein MLASSLPNVITLGCRLNLAESETIRSLVGDRDMVVINGCGVTNEAMRHTRAAIRRARRDRPAAEIAVTGCAPEMDRRAFAAMPEVDRIVPNAAKLLPATWGGFPNRRPPRAHARAFLGVQNGCDHACTFCAIPQGRGPSRSEPVGAVVAHIAALVEQGANEVVLTGVDLTSYADGLGALVEAILVGVPTLPRLRLSSLDTIEIDDRLFDLVTGEPRVMPHLHLSLQAGDDLILKRMKRRHARRDAVAMVERLKAKRDIAIGADLIAGFPTEDEAAFANTLSLLDDCDIVQAHVFPFSPRDGTPAARMPQVPVVQARERAARLREAAARRRATWLAGQIRTTQPIVIEKPGDRGHAPNFAEVRLDTPVPAIGTIATARITAATADHLIGHLV
- the ftsY gene encoding signal recognition particle-docking protein FtsY; its protein translation is MTDQRSWHDKLIGGFRRTSDRLVGNLAGLGTARLDEAQLEEIEEALIASDLGPETAGRIRTRLAEGSFERNMEELGIRLVVAEEVEKVLAQVARPLEIDAFPRPQVILVIGVNGSGKTTTIAKLAHLLMEQDYGVMLAAGDTFRAAAIGQLATWAQRVGVPIVSGPEGGDAAGVVWDAVKKATETGIDVLIVDTAGRLQNKRELMDELAKIRRVLGRINPAAPHDVVLVLDATTGQNALNQIEVFKEVAGVTGLVMTKLDGTARGGVLVAAAERYGLPIHAIGVGEGMTDLRPFDANEVSRIIAGVDQRG
- a CDS encoding septation protein A, translating into MSVSTKSTPGLRLALDYGPLLVFFAFNFLTPGPAIARIIAATLAFMVAMVIALGISWWKTRHIPPMLLISGALVIVFGGLTVWFQDERFIKMKPTFVYTIFAATLGFGLATGRPLLQSLLESAYPGLTAEGWRKLTRNWAIFFVLMALLNEAVWRTTTTDFWVGFKLWGAIPLTLIFAMANVPMLMRHGLQTGEPIPPPE